The following proteins are encoded in a genomic region of uncultured Vibrio sp.:
- a CDS encoding DUF3943 domain-containing protein, which yields MLKKALAGLGFVTTTVANANQYDLARHSEYSHVPDCLSGYCAVTNPYTFESQNRRQAFEPNNDDSLNLDAGLQPKHLIVPQDKDWDYLMGQTYTILGLSVATVGLMTFLPESITKWDEEDRDMSKLGQKWKDNVSDGPVWDRDEHVLNYIMHPYFGGVYYTAARHSGYNEFESFLYSATMSAFFWEYGVEAFAEVPSWQDLFITPFFGAVVGEMMVTAEHDILANDGEVLGSETVGDISLFLLNPVGHVHYWVTDAWGGSADLQFSSSPWFGNQDVANFAKNAGASYDSQFYGVELIVTF from the coding sequence ATGCTCAAGAAGGCTCTCGCAGGACTCGGCTTTGTAACAACCACAGTTGCAAACGCAAACCAATACGATTTGGCCAGACACTCGGAGTATTCACATGTGCCTGATTGCCTTTCCGGTTACTGCGCAGTGACCAATCCCTATACCTTTGAAAGTCAAAACCGCAGGCAAGCTTTTGAACCGAATAACGATGATTCTTTAAACCTTGACGCAGGTCTTCAACCCAAACACCTTATCGTCCCTCAAGATAAAGACTGGGATTACCTCATGGGCCAAACGTACACCATTCTTGGCTTGAGTGTGGCGACTGTCGGTTTGATGACCTTCCTTCCAGAAAGTATCACTAAGTGGGATGAAGAAGACCGTGATATGAGTAAGCTGGGGCAGAAATGGAAAGACAATGTCTCTGACGGTCCAGTTTGGGACCGAGATGAGCATGTTCTCAACTATATTATGCACCCTTATTTTGGTGGTGTTTACTATACCGCGGCGCGCCACTCTGGTTATAACGAGTTTGAGTCGTTCTTGTACTCCGCTACGATGTCAGCGTTCTTCTGGGAGTATGGTGTAGAAGCCTTCGCAGAAGTTCCTTCATGGCAGGATCTTTTCATTACGCCATTTTTTGGTGCGGTTGTTGGTGAGATGATGGTCACGGCAGAACACGATATACTGGCCAACGATGGGGAAGTATTAGGCTCCGAGACCGTGGGGGATATATCACTTTTCCTCCTAAACCCTGTCGGCCATGTCCACTACTGGGTAACCGACGCATGGGGTGGCAGTGCCGACCTGCAATTTAGCTCGTCCCCTTGGTTTGGCAATCAGGATGTGGCTAATTTTGCCAAAAATGCAGGCGCCAGTTACGACAGCCAGTTCTATGGCGTCGAACTAATAGTGACGTTCTAA
- a CDS encoding CinA family nicotinamide mononucleotide deamidase-related protein: MKIAMLSTGEEVLHGDIVDTNAAWMSSLFYQQGFGLTKRSTVGDKQSSLVEEFLMLSFNNDVVIVNGGLGPTTDDLSAAAAAKAADCKLVLFKEWLTHLESLYARRGNPMPDSNLKQAMLPETAQILDNPIGTACGFKMLINDAVFYFTPGVPSEFKLMAETQILPDLKRTFPDVKGSSCSRIYTFGLSESGISDKLDPIKLPEGYELGYRSYLPFIEVKLFGPTDQFEQRLKLMQLINQHLETNTVSIDQPMIEHVGQLLVEKQSTLSVSEKSSAGYLSYWLNSDENAEKQLGYSWVLSGSNQSIKDEGDPLAATFALSGATREKCRTDLSLVTGKSDDDLFSVALSTPEGEWGVVYKLSRKYQRDDKVKVISTAALDLLRRYLEGKPMFAHYAFLEKVKEMHIPGSAI, translated from the coding sequence GTGAAAATAGCTATGCTTAGTACCGGTGAAGAAGTCCTTCACGGTGATATCGTTGATACAAATGCGGCTTGGATGTCTAGTCTGTTTTATCAGCAAGGATTTGGCTTAACTAAACGCTCTACAGTCGGTGATAAGCAATCGAGCTTGGTAGAAGAGTTTTTAATGCTGAGTTTTAACAACGACGTTGTTATCGTTAATGGTGGTTTAGGTCCAACGACTGATGACTTGAGCGCCGCAGCAGCGGCCAAAGCGGCGGATTGTAAATTGGTCTTGTTTAAAGAATGGTTAACGCATTTAGAAAGTCTTTATGCGCGTCGCGGCAATCCGATGCCAGATAGTAACCTTAAACAAGCTATGCTCCCTGAAACCGCGCAAATACTGGATAACCCAATCGGTACTGCCTGTGGTTTTAAAATGCTGATTAACGATGCGGTTTTCTATTTTACGCCTGGCGTACCCAGTGAATTTAAACTGATGGCAGAAACGCAGATTTTGCCTGATCTGAAGCGTACTTTCCCAGATGTAAAAGGTTCTTCATGTAGCCGTATTTATACGTTTGGTCTTTCAGAATCGGGCATCTCAGATAAGTTGGACCCGATAAAGTTACCTGAGGGGTATGAGCTTGGTTATCGTTCCTACTTACCTTTCATCGAAGTGAAACTGTTTGGACCTACTGATCAGTTTGAGCAGCGTTTGAAGTTAATGCAGTTAATTAATCAGCACCTGGAAACCAATACGGTCAGTATTGATCAACCGATGATAGAGCATGTGGGCCAGTTGCTAGTTGAGAAACAGTCAACGCTATCCGTTTCTGAAAAGAGCAGTGCAGGATATTTAAGTTACTGGCTAAACAGTGATGAAAACGCAGAAAAGCAGCTTGGCTACAGCTGGGTTTTATCGGGAAGCAATCAAAGTATTAAAGATGAAGGTGACCCATTAGCGGCAACATTTGCATTGTCGGGTGCCACACGTGAAAAGTGCCGTACTGATTTGTCGTTAGTCACGGGAAAATCCGATGATGATCTGTTTTCTGTCGCGCTGTCGACGCCTGAAGGGGAGTGGGGAGTTGTCTACAAGCTGTCCAGAAAATATCAGCGTGATGATAAGGTTAAAGTGATCAGTACAGCCGCACTTGATCTACTGCGCCGTTACCTGGAAGGTAAGCCCATGTTTGCCCACTATGCATTCTTAGAGAAAGTAAAAGAGATGCACATTCCTGGCAGTGCTATTTAG
- the nrdB gene encoding class Ia ribonucleoside-diphosphate reductase subunit beta produces the protein MAYSTFNQKKNDQLKEPMFLGQSVNVARYDQQKFEIFEKLIEKQLSFFWRPEEVDVSSDRIDYNKLPDHEKHIFISNLKYQTLLDSIQGRSPNVALLPLVSLPELETWIETWSFSETIHSRSYTHIIRNIVNDPAVVFDDIVENEHILKRAKDIAHYYDDLIQATNDYHRYGEGEHVLNGKTVKVSLYDLKKKLYICLMSVNALEAIRFYVSFACSFAFAERELMEGNAKIIKLIARDEALHLNGTQHMINLLRNGQDDFTFMQIAEEAKQECFDLFKEAAEQEKEWAEYLFKDGSMIGLNKDILSQYVEYITNIRMQAVGLPAAYPEATSNPIPWINAWLSSDNVQVAPQEAEISSYLVGQIDNEVNADDFEGFEL, from the coding sequence ATGGCTTACAGTACTTTTAACCAGAAAAAAAATGACCAACTAAAAGAACCAATGTTCTTGGGTCAATCAGTAAACGTTGCTCGTTATGACCAACAAAAATTCGAAATTTTCGAAAAACTGATCGAAAAACAGCTTTCTTTCTTCTGGCGTCCAGAAGAAGTGGACGTGTCTAGTGACCGTATCGACTACAATAAGCTGCCTGATCACGAGAAGCACATCTTCATTTCTAACCTGAAGTACCAAACGCTTCTCGATTCAATCCAAGGCCGTAGCCCTAACGTTGCGCTGCTTCCTCTTGTTTCTCTGCCTGAGTTAGAGACATGGATTGAGACGTGGTCTTTCTCTGAAACGATTCACTCTCGCTCGTACACGCACATCATTCGTAACATTGTTAACGATCCGGCTGTGGTATTTGATGACATCGTTGAGAACGAACACATCTTAAAACGTGCGAAAGACATCGCGCACTACTACGATGACCTGATTCAAGCAACCAATGATTACCACCGCTACGGTGAAGGCGAACACGTTCTAAACGGCAAAACCGTTAAAGTCAGCCTGTACGACCTTAAGAAGAAGCTGTACATCTGTCTGATGTCTGTGAACGCACTAGAAGCGATTCGTTTCTACGTAAGTTTCGCATGTTCATTCGCTTTCGCAGAGCGTGAGTTGATGGAAGGTAATGCGAAAATCATCAAACTGATCGCACGTGATGAAGCACTGCATTTGAACGGCACTCAGCACATGATCAACCTATTGCGCAATGGTCAAGATGATTTCACTTTCATGCAAATCGCAGAAGAAGCAAAACAAGAATGTTTTGATCTCTTCAAAGAGGCGGCAGAGCAAGAGAAAGAGTGGGCAGAATACCTGTTTAAAGATGGCTCAATGATTGGCTTGAACAAAGATATACTGAGCCAGTACGTAGAGTACATCACCAACATTCGTATGCAAGCGGTAGGTCTACCAGCAGCGTACCCGGAAGCGACAAGCAACCCAATTCCATGGATCAACGCTTGGTTGTCTTCTGACAACGTTCAGGTTGCGCCTCAAGAAGCAGAAATTTCATCTTACTTAGTAGGTCAAATTGACAACGAAGTAAATGCAGACGACTTTGAAGGATTTGAGCTGTAA
- a CDS encoding 2Fe-2S iron-sulfur cluster-binding protein: MPTIKINKLISIESNPSNTILETMEQSGLLPEYNCRDGHCGACRCTLESGEVEYVGFAMAYTQGEEILPCICKAKSNVSLSGVNYTMKEKQRA; this comes from the coding sequence ATGCCAACAATCAAAATCAACAAACTTATCAGCATTGAATCTAACCCTTCCAATACTATTTTGGAGACGATGGAACAGTCAGGCTTGTTACCAGAATATAACTGCCGTGACGGACACTGCGGTGCCTGTCGTTGTACGTTAGAGTCTGGTGAAGTTGAGTACGTTGGTTTTGCAATGGCTTACACCCAAGGCGAAGAAATTTTGCCTTGTATCTGTAAAGCAAAATCTAATGTTTCACTCAGCGGTGTTAACTATACGATGAAAGAAAAACAGCGTGCCTAA
- the nspC gene encoding carboxynorspermidine decarboxylase codes for MQHNELKTPYFMINEDKLVENLEKAKQLKEISGVKLVLALKCFSTWGVFDIIKPYLDGTTSSGPFEVKLGHETFGGETHAYSVGYSEDDVREVADICDKMIFNSQSQLAAHRHIVEGKASIGLRLNPGVSYAGQDLANPARQFSRLGVQADHIKPEVFEGIDGVMFHMNCENKDVDAFIGLLDAISEQFGEYLNKLDWVSMGGGVFFTWPGYDIEKLGLALKAFSEKHGVQMYLEPGEAIITKTTDLVVTVVDIVENVKKTAIVDSATEAHRLDTLIYNEPASILEASDNGEHEYVIGSCSCLAGDQFCVANFEQPLEIGQRLHILDSAGYTMVKLNWFNGLRMPSVYCERSTGEIQKLNEFDYSDFKRSLSQWSVK; via the coding sequence ATGCAACACAACGAACTAAAAACCCCGTACTTCATGATCAATGAAGACAAGCTGGTAGAAAACCTAGAGAAAGCGAAACAGCTGAAAGAAATCTCAGGTGTGAAGCTGGTTCTTGCACTGAAGTGTTTCTCAACTTGGGGTGTCTTCGACATCATCAAACCATACTTAGACGGCACAACAAGTTCTGGCCCGTTTGAAGTAAAACTAGGCCATGAGACGTTTGGCGGTGAAACGCACGCTTACAGTGTGGGTTACAGTGAAGACGACGTACGTGAAGTGGCTGACATCTGTGACAAGATGATTTTTAACTCACAATCTCAGCTTGCTGCTCACCGCCATATCGTTGAAGGTAAAGCGTCAATTGGTCTACGTTTAAACCCTGGCGTAAGCTACGCAGGTCAAGACTTAGCGAACCCTGCACGTCAATTCTCTCGTCTTGGTGTACAAGCGGATCACATCAAACCAGAAGTTTTCGAAGGTATTGATGGTGTGATGTTCCACATGAACTGTGAGAACAAAGACGTAGATGCGTTCATTGGCTTATTGGATGCAATTTCAGAGCAGTTTGGCGAATACCTAAACAAGCTTGACTGGGTAAGCATGGGCGGTGGTGTGTTCTTCACGTGGCCAGGTTACGATATTGAAAAGCTTGGTCTTGCGCTGAAAGCATTCTCTGAGAAACACGGCGTGCAAATGTACTTAGAGCCGGGTGAAGCGATCATTACTAAGACAACGGATCTGGTAGTGACAGTGGTTGATATCGTAGAGAACGTGAAGAAAACGGCGATTGTGGATTCGGCGACAGAGGCACACCGTCTTGATACGCTGATTTACAACGAGCCAGCATCAATTCTAGAGGCGTCTGATAATGGTGAGCATGAGTACGTAATTGGTTCATGTTCATGTCTAGCGGGTGACCAGTTCTGTGTGGCTAACTTTGAGCAGCCTTTAGAAATCGGTCAGCGTCTGCATATTTTGGACAGTGCAGGTTACACCATGGTGAAACTGAACTGGTTTAACGGTTTGCGTATGCCTTCTGTTTACTGTGAGCGTTCCACTGGTGAGATTCAAAAGCTGAACGAGTTTGATTATTCAGACTTCAAACGTTCGCTTTCGCAGTGGTCAGTGAAATAA
- a CDS encoding ACT domain-containing protein, producing the protein MNTVFIVNFAGQASPATIKELAAITHENGGKWLISKVNFIEDQVAGVIKIELPKEKAEIVKDAFSACQTLVVKFVDSEPYSHSADTIFQLRLDANDRAGIVNEITHVLDDQGISILDMDCQRVFIAGGGGVSSSLFSAKIAIKLPSEMEIEDVANELEALSEDTRVIIED; encoded by the coding sequence ATGAACACTGTGTTTATCGTTAATTTTGCTGGTCAAGCATCACCTGCAACCATCAAGGAACTTGCTGCTATCACCCATGAAAATGGCGGTAAGTGGTTAATCAGTAAAGTTAACTTTATTGAAGACCAAGTGGCAGGGGTGATTAAAATTGAATTACCCAAAGAAAAGGCCGAGATCGTTAAGGATGCTTTCTCAGCTTGTCAAACTCTCGTCGTTAAGTTCGTAGACTCCGAACCTTATTCGCATAGTGCGGATACGATATTCCAACTCAGGCTCGACGCCAACGACAGAGCGGGTATCGTCAATGAGATAACTCACGTACTTGATGATCAAGGTATTTCGATTTTGGATATGGATTGCCAACGCGTCTTTATCGCCGGTGGCGGTGGCGTCAGCTCAAGCCTGTTTAGTGCAAAAATAGCGATTAAGCTGCCAAGTGAAATGGAAATTGAAGATGTTGCGAATGAGCTAGAAGCATTAAGTGAAGACACTCGCGTGATTATTGAAGACTAA